The following are from one region of the Aspergillus chevalieri M1 DNA, chromosome 1, nearly complete sequence genome:
- a CDS encoding putative pathogenesis associated protein Cap20 (COG:S;~EggNog:ENOG410PPWZ;~InterPro:IPR037445) translates to MPHAEKATMGEVTVNGEKLHHSQFLDHLTSYPIISDSIATFKSNKYGAKSLHYADQGYTRLAKPVLPYLSKPYSYVSPYLARADTLGDKGLSRIDMRFPIIREDTEKLRTTIYEGAQGSVRIVVDAKGHIVELYGSEYKKCGGDGYVASGKAVITTGLILSQESLAYVSSLLQTKKEQAKDAVQEKDKSNTE, encoded by the exons ATGCCCCACGCAGAGAAAGCAACCATGGGAGAGGTAACTGTCAACGGTGAAAAGCTCCATCACTCGCAGTTCCTGGAT CACCTCACCTCCTATCCCATCATCTCCGACTCCATCGCAACCTTCAAGAGCAACAAGTATGGCGCCAAGTCGCTGCACTACGCAGACCAAGGATACACCCGTCTAGCCAAGCCCGTCCTACCCTATCTATCCAAGCCATATAGCTATGTGTCACCGTACCTGGCCAGAGCGGATACTTTGGGCGACAAGGGGCTGTCTCGGATTGACATGCGGTTCCCCATCATCAGGGAGGATACGGAAAAATTGAGGACTACGATTTATGAGGGTGCGCAGGGGTCCGTTCGCATTGTGGTCGATGCGAAGGGTCACATTGTCGAGCTTTACGGGTCTGAGTATAAGAAATGTGGTGGGGATGGGTATGTTGCGAGCGGCAAGGCCGTTATCACTACCGGACTTATCTTGTCACAAGAGTCGTTGGCCTATGTTAGCTCTTTGTTGCAGACGAAGAAGGAGCAGGCTAAGGATGCTGTGCAAGAGAAGGACAAGTCGAATACTGAGTGA